The Microcella flavibacter DNA segment CGTTGAGCTTGCCGGTGGGGATGCGGGTGTCCCACGACTCGAGCGCGACCTCGAGGGCGGGGACGAGCTTCTCCATGTGGCGGCCGGTGCGGGCCGAGATGTTGACGCGCGGCGCCCAGGCGACGTGCGCGAGGTCCTGCTCGATCTCGCGCTCGAGGTAGCGGCGGCGCTCGTCGTCGAGCAGGTCCCACTTGTTGAAGGCCAGCACGAGGGCGCGGCCCGACTCGAGCACGAGGTCGATGATGCGCACATCCTGCTCGCTGATCGGCTGCGTCACGTCGAGCAGCACGACGGCGACCTCGGCCTTCTCCAGTGCCGCGGCCGTGCGCAGCGAGGCGTAGAAGTCGGCGCCCTGCGCCATGTGCACGCGGCGGCGGATGCCGGCCGTGTCGACGAAGCGCCAGATCTTGCCGGCGAGCTCGATCTGCTCGTCGATGGGGTCGCGCGTGGTGCCGGCGAGCTCGTTGACGACGGCGCGCTCCTCGCGGGCCGCCTTGTTGAGCAGGCTCGACTTGCCGACGTTGGGGCGCCCGATGAGGGCGACGCGGCGCGGGCCGCCGAACTCGGCCTTCGCGACGGTCGAGATCTCGGGCAGCACCTCGAGCACGTGGTCGAGCAGGTCGGCGACACCGCGGCCGTGGACGGCCGAGGTCGGCCAGGGCTGGCCGAGGCCGAGGCCCCAGAGCGCGGCGGCCTCGGGCTCCTGGCGGGTGTCGTCGACCTTGTTGGCGACGAGGATGACGGGCTTCTTCGACCGGCGCAGCATCGTGACGACGAACTCGTCGGTCGCGGTCGCACCGGTGATGGCGTCGACGACGAAGAGCACGGCGTCGGCCAGCTCGACGGCGACCTCGGCCTGCTGCGCGACGGAGGCGTTGATGCCGAGCGCATCGGGCTCCCACCCGCCGGTGTCGACGAGGGTGAAGC contains these protein-coding regions:
- the der gene encoding ribosome biogenesis GTPase Der, which translates into the protein MTADTPTPSVPADDADGAGTADYPVLDASAAQAVADRIAELDEDITELRSQALRAGLEDYELDEDDLTLLEHASLGEDGIITMPALPVLAIVGRPNVGKSALVNRILGRREAVVEDKPGVTRDRISYKAEWNTRRFTLVDTGGWEPDALGINASVAQQAEVAVELADAVLFVVDAITGATATDEFVVTMLRRSKKPVILVANKVDDTRQEPEAAALWGLGLGQPWPTSAVHGRGVADLLDHVLEVLPEISTVAKAEFGGPRRVALIGRPNVGKSSLLNKAAREERAVVNELAGTTRDPIDEQIELAGKIWRFVDTAGIRRRVHMAQGADFYASLRTAAALEKAEVAVVLLDVTQPISEQDVRIIDLVLESGRALVLAFNKWDLLDDERRRYLEREIEQDLAHVAWAPRVNISARTGRHMEKLVPALEVALESWDTRIPTGKLNAFVAELTQEHPHPVRGGKQPRILFATQASTRPPTFVLFTTGFLDPQYRRFITRRLREIYGFEGSPIQVNMRVREKRVRK